The following coding sequences lie in one Fusarium poae strain DAOMC 252244 chromosome 1, whole genome shotgun sequence genomic window:
- a CDS encoding hypothetical protein (SECRETED:SignalP(1-22)), with product MRLPLKILAFGVLATKTRLIHAGPCKPSPITSIDEYSSVIPTTIAVNSDTVTTQPSTLSGGTTTSAHSGDTSMTTLDKTYADSTTSWVSSTVTFSEVSSSTISAELSSTETLSESPTTIIEESTSTALSPSTTTSLEAPLGTTLTAIFLDEGYEKEAWLPLEDFGPAITSDVEKESSGALFGLEPGTSRLYAILPSGEKVYAASCTQCTQDSFYFLNEEQRASRYFVFFVKCTEGENRYLSCAPEVEGTLYEHLYFYEVGGWYMHTKNPDRTGRTVIEFRLG from the coding sequence ATGCGTCTTCCACTCAAGATCCTCGCTTTCGGGGTGCTCGCAACAAAGACACGCCTGATACACGCGGGTCCATGCAAGCCGTCACCAATCACTTCTATCGATGAATACTCGAGCGTCATACCCACTACCATAGCAGTCAACTCAGATACTGTGACAACTCAACCTTCTACTCTGAGTGGAGGGACTACCACATCAGCCCATTCTGGCGACACCAGCATGACCACCCTAGACAAAACATACGCCGATTCTACTACTTCCTGGGTATCAAGCACAGTTACCTTCAGTGAAGTATCATCCTCTACTATTTCTGCTGAGTTGTCGTCAACTGAGACCCTCAGTGAATCACCAACGACCATTATCGAAGAGTCAACATCGACCGCACTCtctccatcaacaacaacatctcTGGAGGCTCCTTTGGGAACAACTCTGACTGCTATTTTCCTTGACGAAGGTTATGAAAAGGAGGCATGGCTTCCTCTGGAAGACTTTGGTCCTGCCATCACTAGTGATGTGGAGAAGGAGTCTTCCGGTGCCCTCTTTGGACTTGAGCCCGGAACCTCACGCCTCTACGCTATCCTCCCCAGCGGTGAAAAGGTTTATGCCGCATCCTGCACTCAATGCACACAGgactctttttattttttaaacgAAGAACAGAGAGCATCCAGGTATTTTGTCTTTTTCGTCAAATGTACAGAAGGCGAGAACAGGTATCTAAGCTGTGCACCTGAAGTGGAGGGGACTTTGTATGAGCATCTGTACTTTTACGAAGTAGGGGGCTGGTACATGCATACTAAGAATCCTGACCGAACCGGCAGGACAGTAATAGAGTTCAGACTTGGATAG
- a CDS encoding hypothetical protein (TransMembrane:12 (i56-83o95-111i123-141o147-170i182-203o215-237i299-319o331-353i360-380o392-413i425-445o457-480i)), translated as MVIKSREIISNERQGSEKQVEGAAQDGRSASSENQHEATWDLAAESKARRKVDRSVLFLLFLGLLVFQLDRMNLASALTAGFAADINIDQDTINLGNQLMFMGIVIFEIPCNMALQKVGPRKWMAGQVLAFGFTATMQVFIKNRAGFLALRLMLGFSEAGYIPGGVYTLSTWYTKRELSKRVSVFFFGMFGGNAISPILASGILKLEGAHGIKGWQWLFMLEGIFTIFVAFILLLFLPGTPDIPRPLMGPGLVRFSSSEQDILQRRLEIDDPEGKRSGVQGLAIDWALVRRTVLHYRRWPHYVAAFAVFSTWSSLTTYTPSIIVSLGFDRITANALAAVGASLALPVVFLFGYLSDRTNLRGGTVIAGHICYLITLIIARQLHPHVGKWSRWGLWTAVNSFAVGYHPVSNSWVQLNCREAGERSIAIAMWVMSAISGLMVGTQYFRPSDTPFYQTGLRTMISMVTVGIIFASLQIIIYVVHNKRVVQGIYGGRGGSPLMIYTP; from the exons ATGGTTATCAAATCCAGAGAGATAATATCAAATGAAAGGCAAGGTAGCGAGAAGCAGGTTGAAGGAGCCGCTCAGGATGGAAGATCTGCATCATCTGAGAATCAACACGAAGCCACATGGGATCTCGCAGCGGAGAGCAAAGCACGCAGAAA AGTTGACCGTTCGGtactcttcctccttttccTCGGTCTACTCGTTTTCCAGCTTGATCGAATGAACCTCGCCAGCGCACTCACAGCAGGGTTCGCCGCAGACATCAATATTGACCAAGACACAATCAATCTGGGAAACCAACTCATGTTCATGGGAATCGTCATCTTTGAGATTCCATGCAACATGGCATTGCAAAAG GTTGGGCCACGAAAGTGGATGGCAGGTCAGGTTTTGGCCTTTGGATTCACTGCAACGATGCAGGTCTTTATCAAGAATCGCGCTGGATTTCTAGCTCTTCGGCTCATGCTAGGATTTTCCGAGGCAGGATATATCCCGGGAGGAGTATATACACTCTCAACTTGGTATACCAAGCGTGAGTTGTCCAAACGGGTATCCGTTTTTTTCTTTGGCATGTTTGGTGGAAATGCAATTAGTCCCATATTGGCTTCTGGCATCTTGAAGCTCGAGGGTGCTCATGGCATAAAAGGTTGGCAATGGCTATTCATGC TTGAGGGGATATTTACAATATTTGTGGCATTCATCTTACTCTTGTTCCTCCCAGGAACCCCAGACATTCCTCGACCATTGATGGGCCCGGGTCTTGTTCGCTTCTCGTCTTCTGAACAAGATATTCTCCAACGGCGGCTTGAGATAGATGACCCTGAAGGAAAGAGATCCGGAGTTCAGGGTCTTGCTATTGACTGGGCGCTTGTTAGAAGAACTGTCCTCCACTATCGTCGATGGCCCCATTACGTTGCAGCCTTTGCAGTCTTTTCCACATGGTCATCTTTGACGACATACACACCTTCCATCATAGT GTCTTTGGGGTTCGATAGGATCACTGCCAACGCTCTTGCCGCTGTGGGGGCATCTCTGGCACTCCCTGTCGTATTTCTTTTTGGTTATCTGAGTGATAGGACAAACCTCCGTGGTGGAACCGTCATTGCTGGCCACATTTGTTATCTCATCACTTTGATCATCGCTAGGCAACTTCACCCACATGTTGGGAAATGGTCTCGATGGGGCCTTTGGACTGCGGTCAACAGTTTTGCCGTAGGCTACCACCCAGTGTCGAATTCCTGGGTTCAACTCAATTGTCGAGAGGCTGGTGAGCGCAGCATAGCTATCGC GATGTGGGTTATGTCAGCCATTAGTGGACTTATGGTCGGTACTCAGTACTTTCGCCCAAGTGACACTCCTTT CTACCAAACAGGCCTCCGTACTATGATCTCTATGGTGACTGTTGGTATCATCTTTGCGTCACTTCAGATTATTATATACGTTGTGCATAATAAAAGAGTGGTTCAAGGCATATATGGTGGTCGTGGTGGAAGTCCACTAATGATCTATACACCGTAA